ACTTCACCTATGTCGAGCCACGCGGCGAAGAGGATAGCGGGCTTGTCGTTGCAAAAGCCCGGCTGAAGCCGCCTAAGTCGGGCGGCAACCAGGCACCGATGTATACGCTCGAGAACGTCACGACGCTTCTGCGCGCGACAGGCGCCAAGGAACCCGGCCATTACGGCTCGCGGCTGGTTTTCGATGCCGAAGGCTACCTGTTCGTAAGCCTGGGCGAGCGCTTCTTCTATCCGACACGGGGCGAGGCGCAGTCGTTGTACTCGATCCTCGGCAAGGTGCTGCGCATCTCGACCGACGGCAAGGCCGCACCCGGCAATCCGTTCGACCGCGACCAGCAGCTCGAGGACCATCCCCGCGCTGAGATCTGGAGCTATGGCCATCGTAATCCGCAAGCGCTGGCGATCAGCCCGGTCGACGGCCGGCTTTGGGAGTCCGAGCACGGCCCCAACGGTGGCGACGAGGTGAACCTGATAGGACGTGGCGCCAACTACGGATGGCCGCTCGTCGCTTACGGCAACAATTACGACAAGACGCCGATAAACGGTGGTCGCACCGTGCTCAAGGACACCGAACAACCGCGCTATGTCTGGCAGGCGACGGTCGCTCCCGGAGGAATGGACTTCTACTCGGCCGGCCTTATTCGCGAATGGAAGAACAACCTCTTTGTGGCCGCTCTCGCCGGACAGCATCTCGCGCGGCTGGTAATCGAAGGAGACCGGATCGTGGGCGAGGAACGCCTTCTCCAGGATCAGCATCAGCGTATTCGCGACGTGAAGCAGGGGCCGGACGGGGCTCTTTGGGTCGTGACCGACGATGCCGATGGCCGGCTGATCCGGCTCGCGCCCAGCTAAGTCCGGCCTGAGCGATGCTCACTGTGGTCGACTGAGCATAGCGTTTGCCTGACCGGCCACATCATCGTCCTGATCGTCGAGTCACTCCTGTGCAATTGCGCGGGCCAGGCGGATCTTTCGCTCGCGGCTGAAGCTGTAGCCGTGAAGGATGTCATCCTCAAAGCCGTGGACGATGCCGTCGTCCCGGTTGCTGAAAGGAGCCAGATGATGAACGCGTCAATGAGCCTCTCTAGGTTATAGGTCAGCGAGACAGCTCGGCCCGGATCCTGCGATCACCCGACGAACCTCGTCGACGGTCCTCGGACCCCTGACCGAGCTCGCCGGCCGCTTGCGTGACCCTGCGCGATCAGCTGTCTTCGAGTGCGGGCATCAGGCGTTCGCCGCAGGTGCCTCATACCAATGGGCTGCCCGGTAGCAGCCCGCCGCGTGATCGCCGTGCAGATAGGCAAGGCGGTGCGCCGCACCCACGAGGAAGTCACAGCTGGATCGAAGCCCCGAAAATGCCTTCTTCACCTCCGGACTGGGTGAAGGCCCCATCAGATGATCGGCGCAGATTTGTGCCAGGACTGCGAAGATATCCATCTGCGCGGTAGGCGTGCGCACCGTGCCCAAGATAACTCCCGTGCGATCGACAATTGCTTCATCTCGCTTGAAAAGCTCGAGAACGGCCTCCCCGAAGGCCTCCTTTGAACCGAATTGGGCATGGAATACGGGATGGCCTGGCTTCTCCTCGTCCATGTCGTAGTGGGCGCCGTACACGTGCTCTAGACTGCCGGCCTTCTGCCGAAAGTAAGCGACCTCGGTCCCGAACGTCTTGGTCCTCAACGGCATTGCCTTGAAGTCCGGCCCTTCCAGCGTCAGCCATCCTTTCGCAACTACGAAAAGGTCGGGACCTCGACGATTTGGCCGCTCCGGCACGTAGAAGACGATCGGCCCGAAGTTCAGCTTTACGACATCGTCGGGCGCAGCCGGATCGATCCGGAACACCTCGAAGCCACTCGAAGGCGCAACCTGACTGGCCTGATACATCTGCATCAGCCCGAATGTCGCGGTCTGCCATGCGTCCGCCACGCGCTGCAGCACTCGCGGTGCGTCCTTGTTCACGCCCCCAAGCTCCCCTCACAAACCCAGCAAGGGAGCCCACTCGTCGTAGAAGTCCCTTTCTACGCGACAGAGCTGCGCGCCAGATGGAATCCAGCTGCTCGATGGCACGGAGCAATCGGCTCGCTCACACACCGGCCGCACGGTGAATGGACACCAAAAGCCGCCCTTCACCCCGCCGCATCGATCGCAGTCATGCGTCGCCAAGGGTCGGCCGAGCGCTTCCTCGACAAGCCGACGATTGAGATCGGCAAATGACTCCAAGTCCGCCTGATCGAGGTCGCCGCCGAAGCCATCGAGGATGCGATCCACATCGCCGCGCCAGAAATAGCTGTGCCCCGCGCTGAACGGCCCTGTGTAACGGGCATCAGCAAACAACGGCTCGATCGCTTCCGACTCTCCCAACGTCGTTGCCATGTACGCGCACAGACTATGTCGAGAGAGGATCGGACCGGGATACTTCAGAATCGCATTGCAGAGGACGTGACCCAAGACATAGGTGAGCAGCCTGATCTTATCCGCATCATCGGGCTGGTCTTCTCCAGCGAAGCTGCGAAGCTGCTGGAGCAAAGCCGAGTTCGAAGCGCCGAGCCGCGACATGTAGGCGGCGAACTGGCTTTCCAAACGCGAGCGTCCGAGCAGCGACGAGAGCACGGCGGCAAGGCTCCGCCTTTCCGTGAGGAGCGCTGGCGCCTCCTCGATCCCGCTACGCAGACTACGAAAGCCCCTGAACGTGGTCGCGACGAACGCCGCTCCATGCTCATCATCTGTCGGCACGCGGAGTTCGAAGAGGTTCGGCTCTTTTGGGAGATTCGCAACATTGCCGCGCGAGAAGTCGCCCACGGGGATCGCCTTCTTCTGGCACCAGCCTACGATGCTGAGGCCGAACAATCCCTTCACACTGGTCGTGAGATCGTAATCGGTGATCACGAGTGCAGTCTGATCGTCGACACGGGCTTCAAAGGCCTCGGCCGGCGGACCATCTTCCTCGGTCGGTACCCAGGTCCTGATTTCGACTTCTTCCGCCGGCATGAGCACGGCCAGACGCTGACGAAGAGACTCCAAGCTTTCGGGGTTGTCGTCAATCAATAGCAGATTGGGCGTTTCATCGGCCACTATCGGCTCCCTCCTGCCGGAAGCGGCAGGCGAACCCGCACGCATGTCGCAAATTCAGCGGGTGGGTCGACCAGCTCCGCCCTGCCTCCGAACGCTTCGGCGCCCCGCCGTACCAGGGCGAGGCCAAGGCCCATGCCGGACCCGAGCGGATCGTTCTTCGACTGGGTAGTGGTGAACAGCGGATCGAAGACCCGTTCCTGCAAGGCGTTTGGGATACCAACGCCCGTGTCGGAGACCTCGAGGTAATGCCATTTCCCTTCGTTCCAGGCTCGAAAGGCGATCTTTCCCCTTTGCTTGCCAACCTTTGCTGTCACCGCTTTCAGGGCGTTTGTGTATAGATTGAGCGCAATCCCGTTGTAGAGCGATACCGGGACGGGAGCGGCGGTAAGATCGGGCTCAGCCGAAATCTCGACGTCGATGTTGCGCTCCTCCGCATACTTTCCAAACACCCGCTTAACTTGTTGCAGGCGCGGCCTAACTGGGTATGGCTTCGCGGGCGTCGCCTTCGATCCTTGGATGTAACCCGACGAATAGGTGACGAACTCCCTCAGCCGTCGAATGTGACCGGCGAACGCCTCGACCTGAGGTTCGAACTGCGGAGCGGCCTTCGCGAGTTCGACAAGGTCCTTGTGAGTTTGCTCAAGCTCCTGCAGGGCAACGCCGAATTCGTGCGTCATGAACCCGGCAACGACGCCGAGGAGGCTCATCACCTCAAGCTGCTGCTCACGTTCCTTCGCATTCTCTTCCTGACGCTCGACAAACTGTTGGGTCTCCGCAATCGCTGCGACGATCTTGACCTTATCGGCCGCGGCGATGTTGGGGTTCTGCTGAACCTCAAAAATCGCGGTCCGAGTGCGGTCACGGATCGCCGCGACGATCGCCTCCTGCTCGGCCTGCTTCTCCTCCTGCTGAAGCCGTCGGTCTGCGAATGCTATCGCCTCGACTGCCCCGCGGATGAGGTCCGACAACTGGGCAAAGGCTCGGTTCTCGACGAAACCTTCGCGGTCGGCCGAAGCAATGAGTCCTTCCTCGTCGCCTTCCGGATCAAGCTCGTTCGACCTTTTGCCCTCGACCTGAACCAATCCGACAAGCTGCGCTGACTGTGGCAGCCTCAGCATCCAATTCTGTGATGTGTCCGCCCTGACCTGCGGCGACATCGCGAAATGCTTGGCCGCGATGGTCGATCGTGGATCGCGGTGATTGCGGGCGGCATCGGCCTGAAGCCGCAGCCAATCGTCGGATTGAGACCCGTAAGGCTGAACACGGAAGCTGCGATCGAACACTGCGACGCCGTGGTTCGCACCGATCCACGACTGAGCTCGTCGACCGTCGACAGGCATGTTCGTGAACGTGCCCGTCCGGCGCGGGAAAAAACGTATGTCGGCATAAAACTTGCCGATCTCGTTCGGGTACGTGTCAACGATCTTGAGATAGGGCGACTTCTGACCCCGGCGATGGATGCGGAGGTCGATCTTGTCGCCCTGCAGCCGCAACCTGGCCCGAAGCACGTACGCATCGAGGATCGCCGCCGCGACATCTCCCTCGTCGTCATCGTCACCGACTTTGACCTTCAGCAAAAAGCCAGGATCGGCGGATATTCCCTCCTCGTCGCCGATCTCAACGTCGTCGCCGTCGGTCATGGTACGGAAAAGCGAGCGAAGTGGCGTTAGAATGCCGATCGATCCGGTTCTCACGGTGTTGAGATCGAGCCGGCTCGCTTCGGTGCGCAAGCGTGTGATGGTCAGCGTAGTCCCGGTCGGCGTATCGGCAGGCACCTCGACAAGCTCGTAGGGTACCTGGACTTTGCCCAAGTCCTCATGACGGTCGAAGTTCGGCCAGTCGAAGGTCGCCGTCAGCCTCGTGCGAACACCACGCTCGTCGTCGTCGGCCACAGAACTAAGGCTCAGCGCTCGCCCGAGGAACCGCACGGCAAAGCGTCCGATCCCTTTCTCGCCGGTGATAAGGCGGAAATAAGTGTCGCTGAACCGAATATCCTCTTTCGCGCTGGTGCCGATCCGCATCCATCCATTGGTGAAGCGGTCCAGCGTCATACCCGCGCCATCGTCGGAAACCACGATGGATCGCGGCGGGTCGTATTCGACCGAGCATTCCGTGGCGTCGGCGTCGTAGGCGTTCTTGATCAGCTCGACGATCGCGACCTCGGGCTGCTTCACCAGCCGTTCGCCAAGCTCACGTAGGATCCTGCTCTCGATCGTGAACGAAATCGTTCCTCGATCCAGCACGTCGCTGTCCTTCGCTGGCAGGGTGTTGGCCACGCTACTCTGCCGCCGGGACAAAGCGACGGAGAAGAAGAGAGTTTAGCTGATTGATCTCGATCTTCCGAAGTCCGTTCGAATGAGCAACGACCCTATCGCGTAGGTCCTCGCCGTCGAGGCCGCTGATGATCGTCGTAATCTGCTCCTCGCTCGCATTATAAATTCCCGACACGCCACCGACGGCCCGGGCTCCAATCGCATTGCGTACGCCCTTCGGGAACTCGCCCTTGAAACTTTGAGCAATCAAGACGTCGGGGACAGGAGGCATCTTGAACGCCCACCATGTCTCCCGTTCAAGGCAGGTGGCCGTCTGATACTGGGCTGGCGGTACACCGTTCAAGTAAGCCGCGAGAGTGGCGCTGGGCGTCACATCCGTTCGAATGAGCCAGCACTTCTGGCCGGGCGCACGGAAATATCGCCTGAAGGCAGCATCATCCAGGTCACGCAAGTCGCCGGGCAACACCCTTAATGTCGTAATGCACGGCACGACATCGCGACCGATCGCCAGGCCGCTGCGCGCGCGCTCGCCTTCGGTCAAGGTGAGCACCTTCTGTGTCCCAGGGCTCAATCCGCGGATAGCGCGAGGGGCTCCCTCCGGAATGTCGCTCCTTCGCACATAGTCGATAACCCCGTCTTTGGAGCCGCTAGCCGATTGCATCGGCAGATAGGCGCCGTCCGCTGTCTCTTCGAAATAGCTCCAGCGTCCCGTCCGCTTTGCCTTGTCGACGATCGTAATCGATGAGGTCGTCAGAACGCTGTCGAAGGTCGTGTCGATCAGCCGGTAGACGTTAACCTCCCACTGCTGCTCGGCGATATAATCGCGTAAGGCTCGAGCCGACGGGCGCGACACCCATTCGAACGGGATAACCAGCACACAAAGACCGTCATCCTTCAGGCTCGCCAGAGACTGAAGGAAGAAATACTGCCACGCATTGGCGAGACCGGACACGGAAATGCCCAGTCGTCGCCGCAGCACTTCGGAGGCCTGCTGGCGCCAACCCGCAGGCAAATCCTGGTTCCGCACGAAAGGCGGATTTCCAATGCACAGGTCGGCGTCATCGACGTCGTCAGAGAACGCGCAAAGATTGACCAGGCGTGCGTGGTCCGGCAATCGCGCATTTGCGCATCGTTCGGCATCGATTTCGTAACCGATATACTCGGCGTACACCCCGCCGACCGCAAAACGGGCGTCACCAGCACCCAGGTCGAGCACCTTGCCAATGCTGGTCCGCAAAGAATTGACATGATCCCAAGCTGCCCGCACCAGCTCGCTCGGCGTATCGACTTGGCAACGGTCGAGATAAAGTGAAACAGAAGTCCAGTCGCCCCAATCACGGGTAAGGTCGATCACCCGGCGTGACTTTACCGCTGGTTCGCAACCTGCTTGCATATGCTGTAGTCCATCCGTCACTTCGTGTTCTGTCGGCCCGAATCTCTCCAGAGCCCCCTGTAGACATGAGCCTAGCGATACGGCTGCGCCCGGACAATCGCTTGTACTCGCCAAGCCGTTAACATCGCTCTTTGGGCGGTCTCTGCGCCGTCTGTCGCGCGGCATGCTCGTCTGCCCAAGCGTAGCGTCAACTGACATGGCTTCGCTCCGCCGCCGGCAAGCGGTCGTTTTTCACCGCCTGTAATGCCTTGTGGAGGGTGGACCGGTGTACGCCCAGTGTTCGCGCCACCTCCGACACCGAGGTATCGGGATTTCCCAAGAGCCGCGTCGCGAACCGCACCTTCTCGGGGCTTAATTTAGCCGGCCGGCCTCCTTTTCGGCCTCGCGCACGCGCCGCAGCCAAGCCGGCCCGCGTGCGCTCACGCCCCAGCTCTCGCTCGAACGCCGCAAGGGCGCCAAACAGGTGAAATAGGAGGCGACCGTTCGGCAGGGTCGTGTCGATGCCTTCGCTGAGGCTGCGCAAATCAGCCCCGGCGGCCTCAAGCCGCTGCACGATGGCTACGAGATGCGAAAGCGAATGCCCGAGCGCATCAAGCCGCCAAACGACCACGGTGTCTCCCGTCCGCAGGTTGCCCAGCAACTCGGTCAGCACCGGCCGCTCGGCTGATGTACCTGACGCCCGTTCCGAGCATATCCGCTCACAGCCAGCGGCCTTCAGCGCATCCAGCTGAAGACGCATGGTCTGCTCATCCGTCAACATTCGCGCGTAGCCCATCAACATGTCGAAAAAGGTAGCAGCGCATGCGTTTGCGCGACAGTGATTTCTCGACGGCTTTTGCGACGGCAGCGAAGGTGTTTGGTTGGCTGTGCCGCCGGACCGGACAAGGTCCCGGAACGCGCGATTGATGAGCCATACTCATGACGGCAATTGGTATGCGCCAGCTATTCGGCTATGCGGCAGAATGCTAGACTAGGACTCCGGGTGTAACCTCAAGCGAGGAGCTGCAGCGTTGCTCCAACCGACCGGTGGCAAGAAGCGGGGATTCCGACAGCCGTGACCTTGGTTGAGCAGCCCAACGGAATTATGAAGCATACGGCGAGCGAGCCGCTATTCCTGGCAGAGAATCGTCGAGACTGCACGGCGCGGCCACGCCATCCGAGATCCGTGGCGTTTCAATGCGCTCACGTGGGACGCTTGATCGAAAGAGGTCTCGCTTGAGCGCGTAAAGGGATGATGGACTCCCCGGAACCGATAAAGCCTTCAACGGCAAAAGTCTCCGATGCTTCGACCGAAACGACTGGCGACGCGCCCGTTCAACAGCTTCTTGCCCTTCTTGAGATCGATTATGATACGCTGCGGATGCGCCTCTCGGCGCACCTGCGTTCCCCGGAGGCTGCGGACGAGGCGCTTCACGACGTCTATGTGAAGTTGAGAGCAAATCCCTCGATCGGCGAGCTTCATAACCCTCGTTCCTATCTCTATCGAATGGCCATCAACCTGGCAAAGAACAGCGAGCGAAGCGGCTGGCGGACGGCGAACACAGAGGATGCTTCGCTCATCGACATTCCGGATAGCGCGCCGAACCAGGAAGCCGTCGTCCTGGCAACAGACGAACTGAACCGCGCACTGCGGGCCCTTCATGACCTTCCGGCAAAACGGCAGGCGATTTTTCTGGCCAAGTGGCGGGATGAGAAATCTCTGGCGGAAATTGCCGAAGAGTTTGGGTTGCACAAACGCTCAATTCAGAAAGAACTCGCCCGATCTGAAAAATATCTCAGGACGGTCTTGCGCCGTCCCAAGCGTCCACTCTGAAAGGGATGGCCGCTGACGGATCAGCTTCTCGGCTGGGCCGCTTCTGGATAAGGCGCTGCGGGGCGGCATTCAGCCGGGTTCTTCGGGAGCATAGCCGCAGTGCCTATGTGTTTCCGGGTGAGAAGGCTGGGCAGCCGCTCTCCCAGAATACGGTGATCTATGGCTGTTACTGGATGGGATATCGCAGGTGGCAGACCGTCCATGCTTTCCCGGGGCTGGCGTCGACTTTGGCCAATCAGGCCGAATGCTACCGGTCGGACTGGATCGAGATGACGCTGGCTAGTGCCGATGAGGATGAGGTGCGGAGTGCCTATAACAGCGCCCTCTATCTGTCGCCCCGTAGGCACATACTCCAGGCTTGGGCCGATCATATCGCGGCGATGATTTAGGGCAGGGAGCAGGTGGCATAGGATCAGGGCTCAAAAAGCCGCACACGGATTGGAGTACGGCGGGCCAAGACAACCGGCCGTGCTCCCTCCCTTGCCGGATCGAGCGGGTCGGCCAACACGTTCCATAACGACGCTTGTCACAGAAGCTTGCCCACCATTTTGGTATGAGCGGCGCGGCGAGATATCGACCTCGGCAAACTGTCTGCTTTTACGCTACTCTGGTCGGTAGCACGAACCCGCTGCGCGGGAGGGGTACGTGCGGCACGGTTGAGGTGACAGATCGATCGTTGCACTCGGATTGAGCGCTACGGGAGGCAAGCAGAGCATCGGGGCTCCACGAGAAGGAGCCCTGCCATGACCAGTCTCATTCCTGTTGCCGTCAGCCCACTACGCCAGCGTCTCATCGACGAGATGGAGATACGGCGGTTCGGCCGCGAGACGCAGCGCAATTACCTTCGTGACGTCGGTAAGCGTGGCCGGTAGGCCGCCTTGCGGTAGCGCTGGCGGTCAGGATGCTTGTCGCCTTTGACGAGGGCGCGAGAGGTGCGGGAAG
This DNA window, taken from Sphingomonas sp. AP4-R1, encodes the following:
- a CDS encoding PQQ-dependent sugar dehydrogenase; translated protein: MPKSPLTLITAIALVSGAPAAAQLTNGVGLPAEGARAPDGPVTPGQPLAVNQAPVPTQRPAFPGQARAPAVVTRTPIAVEVKAHNLNHPWGLAFIGDGRMLITEKPGSMRVLDMASGTPVAGVQGIPAVVFKGDGGLLDVVTDPAFAQNRMIYFTYVEPRGEEDSGLVVAKARLKPPKSGGNQAPMYTLENVTTLLRATGAKEPGHYGSRLVFDAEGYLFVSLGERFFYPTRGEAQSLYSILGKVLRISTDGKAAPGNPFDRDQQLEDHPRAEIWSYGHRNPQALAISPVDGRLWESEHGPNGGDEVNLIGRGANYGWPLVAYGNNYDKTPINGGRTVLKDTEQPRYVWQATVAPGGMDFYSAGLIREWKNNLFVAALAGQHLARLVIEGDRIVGEERLLQDQHQRIRDVKQGPDGALWVVTDDADGRLIRLAPS
- a CDS encoding sensor histidine kinase; translated protein: MANTLPAKDSDVLDRGTISFTIESRILRELGERLVKQPEVAIVELIKNAYDADATECSVEYDPPRSIVVSDDGAGMTLDRFTNGWMRIGTSAKEDIRFSDTYFRLITGEKGIGRFAVRFLGRALSLSSVADDDERGVRTRLTATFDWPNFDRHEDLGKVQVPYELVEVPADTPTGTTLTITRLRTEASRLDLNTVRTGSIGILTPLRSLFRTMTDGDDVEIGDEEGISADPGFLLKVKVGDDDDEGDVAAAILDAYVLRARLRLQGDKIDLRIHRRGQKSPYLKIVDTYPNEIGKFYADIRFFPRRTGTFTNMPVDGRRAQSWIGANHGVAVFDRSFRVQPYGSQSDDWLRLQADAARNHRDPRSTIAAKHFAMSPQVRADTSQNWMLRLPQSAQLVGLVQVEGKRSNELDPEGDEEGLIASADREGFVENRAFAQLSDLIRGAVEAIAFADRRLQQEEKQAEQEAIVAAIRDRTRTAIFEVQQNPNIAAADKVKIVAAIAETQQFVERQEENAKEREQQLEVMSLLGVVAGFMTHEFGVALQELEQTHKDLVELAKAAPQFEPQVEAFAGHIRRLREFVTYSSGYIQGSKATPAKPYPVRPRLQQVKRVFGKYAEERNIDVEISAEPDLTAAPVPVSLYNGIALNLYTNALKAVTAKVGKQRGKIAFRAWNEGKWHYLEVSDTGVGIPNALQERVFDPLFTTTQSKNDPLGSGMGLGLALVRRGAEAFGGRAELVDPPAEFATCVRVRLPLPAGGSR
- a CDS encoding class I SAM-dependent methyltransferase, whose translation is MIDLTRDWGDWTSVSLYLDRCQVDTPSELVRAAWDHVNSLRTSIGKVLDLGAGDARFAVGGVYAEYIGYEIDAERCANARLPDHARLVNLCAFSDDVDDADLCIGNPPFVRNQDLPAGWRQQASEVLRRRLGISVSGLANAWQYFFLQSLASLKDDGLCVLVIPFEWVSRPSARALRDYIAEQQWEVNVYRLIDTTFDSVLTTSSITIVDKAKRTGRWSYFEETADGAYLPMQSASGSKDGVIDYVRRSDIPEGAPRAIRGLSPGTQKVLTLTEGERARSGLAIGRDVVPCITTLRVLPGDLRDLDDAAFRRYFRAPGQKCWLIRTDVTPSATLAAYLNGVPPAQYQTATCLERETWWAFKMPPVPDVLIAQSFKGEFPKGVRNAIGARAVGGVSGIYNASEEQITTIISGLDGEDLRDRVVAHSNGLRKIEINQLNSLLLRRFVPAAE
- a CDS encoding recombinase family protein — protein: MRLQLDALKAAGCERICSERASGTSAERPVLTELLGNLRTGDTVVVWRLDALGHSLSHLVAIVQRLEAAGADLRSLSEGIDTTLPNGRLLFHLFGALAAFERELGRERTRAGLAAARARGRKGGRPAKLSPEKVRFATRLLGNPDTSVSEVARTLGVHRSTLHKALQAVKNDRLPAAERSHVS
- a CDS encoding RNA polymerase sigma factor gives rise to the protein MMDSPEPIKPSTAKVSDASTETTGDAPVQQLLALLEIDYDTLRMRLSAHLRSPEAADEALHDVYVKLRANPSIGELHNPRSYLYRMAINLAKNSERSGWRTANTEDASLIDIPDSAPNQEAVVLATDELNRALRALHDLPAKRQAIFLAKWRDEKSLAEIAEEFGLHKRSIQKELARSEKYLRTVLRRPKRPL